A DNA window from Nitrospira sp. contains the following coding sequences:
- a CDS encoding Putative Membrane-fusion protein of multidrug efflux transporter (Evidence 3 : Putative function from multiple computational evidences; MaGe:77308119) gives MFRSFTSALLALLIAAAGCQQESPSHSEPPAAQVANGQETTGENGSAAVDIDPTHPVDVQVTKPIRQPLVYTVTLPANISPLYQTTLYAKVSGYLKWIGPDKGDRVKKHQVVAVIDAPEIEEQYQQAAADYKIKKITFERLDKVLRESPDVIAKQDVDVAEAAFEGAKNLMQQRAAMRDYTKVRAPYDGVVTARFADPGALIQIATASATNAIPLFTVMDLDTVRVYANVPQDESAWIAPGKTQARVLLKELPDRAFTGTITRSTLALDPSTRSLLVELDLPNPDHALRPGTYAELALDLREIPTALVLPPQAVIGGQKGKSVFVIAEGKAKSVAVQTGIANGKWIEITNGLDGSEEVVVVGKRRLLEGSPVQTSPFKLPDSKPAQQKFERRSAGQPPVSYEGAKP, from the coding sequence ATGTTCAGATCGTTCACCAGTGCGCTGCTCGCGCTGCTCATCGCCGCGGCCGGATGCCAGCAGGAATCTCCCTCGCATTCGGAGCCTCCAGCCGCCCAAGTGGCGAACGGCCAGGAGACAACCGGCGAGAACGGCAGCGCCGCCGTCGATATCGACCCTACACACCCAGTCGATGTCCAAGTCACAAAGCCAATCAGACAGCCGCTGGTCTATACCGTCACACTGCCCGCAAATATCTCGCCGCTCTATCAAACGACACTCTACGCAAAGGTCTCGGGCTATCTGAAGTGGATCGGCCCGGACAAGGGCGATCGCGTGAAGAAACATCAAGTCGTCGCGGTGATCGACGCGCCGGAAATCGAAGAACAGTATCAGCAAGCCGCCGCCGATTATAAAATCAAGAAAATCACCTTCGAGCGGTTGGACAAAGTTCTGCGCGAATCGCCGGATGTGATCGCCAAGCAAGACGTCGATGTGGCCGAAGCGGCCTTCGAGGGCGCCAAGAATCTCATGCAACAACGCGCCGCGATGCGCGACTACACCAAAGTGCGCGCGCCCTATGACGGCGTCGTCACCGCCCGCTTTGCCGATCCCGGCGCGCTCATTCAGATCGCAACTGCGTCCGCGACGAATGCCATCCCCCTATTCACGGTCATGGATCTGGATACGGTGCGCGTCTATGCCAATGTGCCGCAGGACGAATCGGCCTGGATCGCGCCGGGCAAGACCCAGGCGAGGGTGCTCTTGAAGGAACTGCCGGACCGCGCCTTTACCGGCACGATTACCCGCTCCACGCTCGCGCTCGATCCTTCCACGAGAAGCTTGCTGGTGGAGCTCGATCTGCCGAACCCCGACCATGCGCTCCGCCCCGGCACCTATGCGGAGCTGGCGCTAGATTTGCGCGAGATCCCCACCGCCTTGGTTCTGCCCCCGCAAGCGGTGATCGGCGGGCAGAAAGGCAAATCCGTCTTCGTCATTGCAGAAGGCAAGGCGAAGTCGGTCGCGGTGCAGACCGGCATCGCCAACGGCAAATGGATAGAAATTACCAACGGACTCGACGGCTCGGAAGAGGTGGTGGTGGTCGGCAAGCGACGGCTGCTGGAAGGATCGCCCGTGCAGACCTCCCCCTTCAAATTGCCAGACAGCAAACCCGCGCAACAGAAATTCGAGCGTCGATCGGCGGGCCAGCCGCCTGTGTCCTACGAAGGAGCCAAACCATGA
- a CDS encoding RND-type permease AcrB (MaGe:77308120) has translation MLTRAALKNPYAVFAVCMIALVLGGVSYQKMRVDIFPEIKIPSILVTTFYRGMSPSEMEGAITLKMEQRFVEASYVEHIESQSLAGMSYIKVFFQPEYSIDSAQSELTSLAYSIIRLLPPGVYPPSVFKFGVSSLPVGLLSISSDTLGPKEIRDLAYFTVRQQIATIPGISFGPPLGGKVRQITVFLDQSRMLARGLSPSDVVKAINAQSAIVPAGDIKLGDLDYYVYSNSLINAVEKINDIPIKVVNGTPILVRDIGTAADSAAIQTSIVRVNGREATYIPITRQEGANTLEVTDGIRAKLPSLTEIPAGTTVKFLYDQSLYIRQAIANLQKEGLLGAGLAGLMIFLFLRSVKAALVVALAIPLSLTAALVALYLTGQSVNIMTLGGLALVIGTLLDNNIVVQENLHRHLEMGKDGRRAAEDSAIELTLPILVATICILIVYLPIMFFSGIIKYLFVPLAMTVAFAMLADYAVSMTVTPVILSRLYHRGHGNGSQEEADRKDWFRFVLAVYEPLLRAGVRFKAVVMILALLALVGTGALLVPRLHSEFFPKVDAGNFTMLVSAPEGSRIEKTTAIVAQIEQLVQETIPKQDLEEVISNTGLYFGDAARFAPNTGNHTAFVLVNLVTGHEGTTEEYVNRMREKLRATLPGVEVSFQTGGIISDVLNFGLRAPIDIQVKGPSLDVIRPVAEAIQQKVAQVPNTVDVRIKQGKSYPELHIDVDRTKAAYYGITQDRVVVDVITGISSNIALSPNYWLDPKTANGYYLLAQYPEQSLTSVEDLLNIPIIGARTPLNPTSSLTTAGSGGSVVALQNTPFAGRNLDLANGFYAADERRGPPVLLRDVASLNMKTGPDSVDHYDLSRLINVLVTPVGNDLGRVAQDIERALAAVPLPKDVTIQLKGEVANMRSAISNFALALPLAVLLIYLVMVGLFRSFIDPLIILVAVPLGWIGTVLMLHLTDTSVNVESMIGTLMMMGIVVSNSILLVDFANRMADNGASAERAVLEAGTRRIRPILMTALATILGLLPLALGFGEGNETMVPLARAVVGGLAVSTVMTLLVVPVMHALVLGRRPQMIAPQTEPDTAEES, from the coding sequence ATGCTGACCCGCGCCGCGCTGAAAAATCCCTACGCGGTCTTTGCCGTCTGCATGATCGCGCTCGTGCTGGGCGGCGTGTCGTACCAGAAGATGCGCGTGGACATCTTCCCTGAAATTAAGATCCCCTCGATTCTCGTCACCACGTTCTATCGCGGCATGAGCCCTAGCGAGATGGAAGGCGCGATCACGCTCAAGATGGAGCAGCGTTTCGTCGAGGCCAGCTACGTCGAGCACATCGAATCGCAATCCCTCGCCGGAATGAGTTACATCAAAGTCTTCTTTCAGCCGGAATACAGTATCGACTCGGCGCAATCGGAGCTGACGAGCCTCGCCTACAGCATCATCCGGCTGCTTCCACCCGGCGTCTACCCACCCTCGGTGTTTAAGTTCGGAGTGTCGAGCCTTCCGGTCGGCCTGCTCTCGATTAGCAGCGACACCCTCGGCCCGAAAGAAATCCGCGACCTGGCCTATTTCACGGTGCGCCAGCAGATCGCCACAATCCCCGGCATCTCCTTCGGCCCGCCGTTGGGCGGCAAGGTCCGGCAGATTACCGTCTTCCTGGATCAATCGCGCATGCTCGCGCGCGGCCTCTCGCCCTCGGATGTCGTGAAGGCGATCAATGCGCAAAGCGCAATCGTCCCGGCCGGCGACATCAAGCTCGGCGATCTCGACTACTACGTCTACTCCAACAGCCTCATCAACGCGGTGGAGAAGATCAACGACATCCCCATCAAGGTGGTGAACGGCACGCCGATCCTCGTGCGCGACATCGGCACGGCGGCGGACAGCGCGGCGATCCAAACCTCCATCGTGCGAGTGAACGGCCGCGAAGCGACCTACATCCCCATCACCCGGCAGGAAGGCGCTAACACGCTCGAAGTAACGGACGGCATCCGCGCGAAGCTGCCGTCGCTGACCGAAATCCCCGCCGGCACGACGGTGAAGTTTCTCTACGATCAATCCCTCTACATCCGGCAGGCCATTGCCAATCTCCAGAAGGAAGGGCTGCTCGGCGCCGGCCTGGCCGGCCTCATGATTTTTCTCTTTCTTCGCAGCGTCAAAGCCGCGCTCGTCGTCGCGCTCGCCATTCCCCTCTCGCTCACCGCCGCGCTGGTCGCGCTCTACCTGACCGGCCAATCGGTGAACATCATGACGCTCGGCGGATTGGCACTGGTGATCGGCACGCTGCTGGACAACAACATCGTCGTGCAAGAGAACCTGCACCGCCATCTGGAAATGGGCAAGGACGGCCGCAGGGCGGCGGAAGACAGCGCCATCGAACTGACCCTGCCCATTCTCGTGGCCACGATCTGCATTCTGATCGTCTACCTGCCGATCATGTTCTTCTCTGGCATCATCAAATACCTCTTCGTCCCGCTGGCCATGACCGTCGCCTTCGCCATGCTGGCGGACTACGCCGTGTCGATGACCGTCACGCCGGTGATCCTCTCGCGTCTCTACCACCGGGGACATGGAAACGGCTCGCAGGAAGAGGCCGACCGGAAGGACTGGTTCCGCTTTGTGCTGGCGGTCTACGAACCATTGCTCCGCGCGGGCGTGCGCTTCAAAGCCGTAGTGATGATCCTCGCGCTGCTGGCGCTCGTCGGCACTGGCGCCTTGCTCGTTCCGCGCCTCCACAGCGAGTTCTTCCCCAAAGTCGATGCAGGTAATTTCACCATGCTCGTGAGCGCGCCGGAAGGCTCGCGCATCGAAAAGACCACGGCCATCGTCGCCCAGATCGAACAGCTGGTGCAGGAAACGATCCCGAAGCAGGACTTGGAAGAAGTCATCTCCAACACCGGCCTCTACTTCGGCGACGCCGCCCGCTTCGCGCCGAACACCGGCAATCACACCGCCTTTGTGCTGGTGAACCTGGTGACCGGCCATGAGGGCACGACGGAGGAGTACGTCAACAGGATGCGGGAAAAGTTGCGCGCCACCCTGCCCGGCGTGGAAGTGTCGTTTCAAACCGGGGGCATCATCAGCGACGTGCTGAACTTCGGCCTGCGGGCGCCGATCGATATTCAGGTGAAAGGCCCGTCGCTCGACGTCATCCGCCCGGTCGCGGAAGCCATCCAGCAGAAAGTCGCCCAGGTGCCCAATACGGTGGATGTGCGCATCAAGCAAGGAAAGAGCTATCCGGAGCTGCACATCGACGTGGACCGAACCAAAGCCGCCTACTATGGCATCACGCAAGACCGCGTGGTCGTGGATGTAATCACTGGGATCAGTTCGAATATCGCATTGAGCCCCAACTACTGGCTCGATCCCAAAACCGCCAACGGCTACTACCTGCTCGCGCAATACCCGGAGCAATCGCTCACCAGCGTGGAAGATCTGTTGAATATTCCCATTATCGGGGCGCGCACACCGCTGAATCCCACCTCCTCGCTCACGACCGCTGGCAGCGGCGGATCGGTCGTCGCGTTGCAAAACACGCCCTTCGCCGGCCGCAACCTGGATCTTGCGAACGGCTTCTACGCCGCGGACGAGCGGCGCGGCCCGCCCGTGCTGCTCCGCGACGTGGCCTCTTTGAACATGAAGACCGGGCCGGATTCCGTGGATCACTACGACCTCTCGCGCTTAATCAACGTACTCGTCACACCGGTCGGCAACGACCTGGGCCGCGTCGCTCAAGACATCGAACGCGCCCTCGCCGCCGTTCCCCTGCCGAAAGACGTGACGATCCAGCTCAAGGGCGAAGTGGCCAACATGCGCTCGGCCATCAGTAATTTCGCGCTCGCGCTGCCGCTGGCGGTGCTGCTGATCTACCTTGTGATGGTCGGCCTCTTCCGTTCGTTCATCGACCCGCTGATTATTTTGGTGGCCGTGCCGCTCGGCTGGATCGGCACCGTGCTCATGCTGCACCTGACCGATACCTCGGTGAACGTGGAGTCGATGATCGGCACGCTGATGATGATGGGCATCGTCGTCTCGAACAGCATTTTGCTTGTGGACTTCGCCAACCGGATGGCCGACAACGGCGCATCGGCCGAACGGGCCGTGCTCGAAGCGGGCACCCGCCGCATCCGGCCGATCCTCATGACGGCGCTGGCGACGATTCTCGGCCTGCTGCCTCTGGCCCTCGGCTTCGGTGAAGGCAATGAAACCATGGTGCCCCTGGCCCGCGCGGTGGTCGGAGGGCTCGCGGTCTCCACCGTGATGACCCTGCTTGTCGTGCCCGTCATGCATGCGCTGGTGCTGGGACGGCGGCCACAGATGATCGCGCCGCAGACCGAACCTGACACAGCGGAGGAGAGCTAG
- a CDS encoding Response regulatory domain-containing protein (MaGe:77308121): MMPHHSILLIDDSPGERELFRLALAQTDIDATLFAEQDADAALHFLSDAANLPSCILLDWRLGKQRGDEFLKRLRANTRFAAIPVVVFTTSDDAADLSLAYACGANGYVVKPGTFAELVQCTADICRYWLNRNRAPHTIGAPC; the protein is encoded by the coding sequence ATGATGCCGCATCACTCCATTTTGTTGATCGACGACAGCCCCGGCGAACGGGAGCTGTTTCGTTTGGCGCTGGCTCAGACCGACATCGATGCCACTCTCTTTGCTGAGCAGGACGCGGACGCTGCGCTTCACTTTTTGAGCGACGCTGCCAATCTACCCTCGTGTATTCTGCTGGATTGGCGTCTTGGCAAGCAGCGGGGCGATGAGTTTCTGAAACGCCTGCGAGCTAATACCCGTTTCGCGGCGATCCCCGTGGTCGTCTTCACCACCTCCGACGATGCAGCAGACCTTTCTCTCGCTTATGCCTGCGGCGCGAACGGCTATGTCGTCAAGCCCGGCACCTTCGCCGAGCTCGTTCAATGCACCGCCGACATCTGCCGATACTGGCTCAATAGAAACCGCGCGCCTCATACGATCGGAGCGCCATGCTGA